Proteins encoded within one genomic window of Pararhizobium capsulatum DSM 1112:
- a CDS encoding sigma-54-dependent transcriptional regulator produces MSNARVLLVDDEEEMRRSSAQALELFDLDVDTFASADRVLELVGYGFDGVVLSDIRMPGMDGMTLLGRIREMDAEIPVILVTGHGDVQLAVKAMRAGAYDFLEKPFTVEHLAAIVRRALDRRSLVLENRRLRAIAGKRDDIEARLPGRTQIMVDLRYRLRAIGATDADTLIIGETGVGKEVVARALHDISTRANRPLIAINCAALPENLIESELFGHEAGAFPGALRARYGKFEHARGGTILLDEIGSMPFDLQAKFLRVLQERVITRLGSNEPVPLDVRFIATSKVDLEAEVNAGRFRADLLYRLNVATLTVPALAQRATDIPLLFLQLVREAAARYGRADMDVPPELITEIAGRSWPGNVRELRNAADRLVLGLDTRPEEQQASPESQKLADKVAAYERGIIAGAISAHGGSLRPVYEQLGISRKTLYEKMQKYGLDRKNQSPDDDDAG; encoded by the coding sequence ATGAGCAACGCCCGCGTACTTCTGGTCGATGACGAAGAGGAAATGCGTCGATCGAGCGCCCAGGCGCTCGAACTCTTCGACCTCGACGTCGATACCTTTGCCAGCGCCGACCGGGTGCTGGAACTGGTCGGCTACGGCTTCGATGGCGTCGTCCTCAGCGATATCCGCATGCCCGGCATGGACGGCATGACCCTGCTCGGCCGCATTCGCGAGATGGATGCGGAAATCCCTGTCATCCTCGTCACCGGCCATGGCGATGTGCAGCTTGCCGTCAAGGCGATGCGCGCCGGCGCCTATGATTTCCTCGAAAAACCCTTCACGGTCGAGCATCTGGCCGCCATCGTGCGCCGCGCGCTCGACCGGCGCAGCCTCGTGCTGGAAAACCGCCGCCTGCGCGCCATCGCGGGCAAGCGCGACGACATCGAGGCAAGGCTTCCCGGACGCACGCAGATCATGGTCGATCTGCGCTATCGTCTGAGGGCCATCGGCGCCACCGATGCCGATACGCTGATCATCGGCGAAACCGGCGTCGGCAAGGAAGTCGTCGCCCGCGCGCTTCACGACATCAGCACCCGCGCAAACCGGCCGCTGATTGCCATCAACTGTGCGGCGCTGCCGGAAAACCTGATCGAGAGCGAGCTTTTCGGCCACGAGGCCGGCGCCTTTCCCGGCGCACTGCGCGCTCGCTACGGCAAGTTCGAACATGCCCGCGGCGGCACGATCCTGCTCGACGAGATCGGCTCCATGCCCTTCGACCTGCAGGCGAAATTCCTGCGCGTGCTGCAGGAACGGGTCATCACCCGCCTTGGCTCAAACGAGCCCGTGCCGCTCGATGTGCGCTTCATCGCCACCAGCAAGGTCGATCTCGAAGCCGAGGTCAATGCCGGCCGTTTCCGTGCCGACCTGCTCTACCGGCTGAATGTCGCGACGCTGACGGTCCCCGCCCTCGCCCAGCGCGCCACCGATATTCCCCTGCTTTTCCTGCAGCTGGTGCGCGAAGCCGCCGCCCGTTATGGCCGCGCCGATATGGATGTGCCGCCGGAGCTGATTACCGAAATCGCAGGCCGGAGCTGGCCGGGCAATGTACGCGAATTGCGCAATGCCGCAGACCGGCTCGTGCTCGGCCTCGACACCAGACCGGAGGAACAGCAGGCATCTCCCGAATCCCAGAAACTCGCGGACAAGGTGGCCGCCTATGAGCGTGGCATCATCGCCGGCGCGATCTCCGCCCATGGCGGCAGCCTCAGGCCCGTCTACGAACAGCTCGGAATCTCCCGCAAGACTCTCTATGAAAAGATGCAGAAATACGGGCTTGACCGCAAAAACCAGTCTCCCGACGACGACGACGCCGGCTGA
- a CDS encoding DEAD/DEAH box helicase, giving the protein MTEFAGVAPAIAEALSKRGYTDLTPVQQAVIATELEGRDALVSAQTGSGKTVAFGLALASTLLDGADRFGRAGAPLALVVAPTRELALQVKRELEWLYELTGAVVASCVGGMDIRSERRVLERGAHIVVGTPGRICDHIRRAALDMTVLKAAVLDEADEMLDLGFREDLEFILESAPESRRTLMFSATVPRSIANLAKSYQRDAVRITTQSEQKQHVDIEYRALTVAPADRENAIINVLRYYEARNAIVFCSTRAAVNHLTARFNNRGFSVVALSGELSQNERTHALQAMRDGRARVCIATDVAARGIDLPGLELVIHADLPTNSDTLLHRSGRTGRAGNKGISALIVPFSARRKGERLLREANIEAVWAKPPGADEVSARDDERLLSDPSFAEAPREEEQILVKALLEKFGAEQVAAALVRMTRANRSAPEDLLDTPSFQPTGDRQPRGDRPESAPRAPRSEFGDSVWLSLSAGRKQNVEPRWLIPMLCRIGKITKQEIGAIKMQQDETFVEIASDWSERFLEAVGPKKMLEKGITIRELDGAPNFSAAPRGDYGDRKPKPDWKSEGKPKRSYGDRPERAASDSRPFEKRDDKPWTGKPGKPKFEKPKFDGPKSGKPAFDKPKFDKPKFDKPKFDKPKFEKPASEKPAFEKVDGDGVKPKKKFKKKANG; this is encoded by the coding sequence ATGACAGAATTTGCAGGCGTCGCTCCGGCGATCGCAGAGGCGTTGAGCAAGCGCGGCTATACCGACCTGACCCCCGTGCAGCAGGCCGTGATTGCAACGGAACTCGAAGGCCGCGATGCGCTGGTTTCGGCCCAGACGGGCTCCGGCAAGACTGTTGCCTTCGGCCTCGCGCTCGCCTCGACCCTGCTGGATGGCGCCGATCGCTTCGGCCGCGCCGGTGCGCCTCTGGCGCTTGTCGTGGCGCCGACGCGCGAACTGGCCCTTCAAGTCAAGCGCGAGCTGGAATGGCTCTACGAGCTGACGGGCGCGGTCGTCGCGTCCTGCGTTGGCGGCATGGACATTCGCTCCGAGCGCCGTGTGCTGGAGCGTGGCGCCCACATCGTCGTCGGCACGCCCGGCCGCATCTGCGATCACATTCGCCGCGCCGCACTTGATATGACGGTTCTCAAGGCCGCCGTGCTCGATGAAGCCGACGAGATGCTCGACCTCGGTTTCCGCGAAGATCTGGAATTCATCCTGGAAAGCGCGCCAGAGAGCCGTCGTACGCTGATGTTTTCGGCGACCGTGCCGCGCAGCATCGCCAATCTTGCCAAGAGCTATCAGCGCGATGCCGTGCGCATCACGACGCAGTCCGAGCAGAAGCAGCATGTCGATATTGAATACCGCGCCTTGACCGTTGCTCCGGCAGACCGGGAAAATGCTATTATCAACGTACTGCGCTACTACGAAGCGCGTAATGCCATCGTGTTCTGCTCAACCCGCGCCGCCGTCAACCATCTGACAGCACGCTTCAACAACCGCGGCTTCTCGGTCGTTGCGCTGTCTGGCGAGCTCAGCCAGAACGAACGCACCCATGCGCTGCAGGCCATGCGCGACGGCCGTGCCCGCGTTTGTATCGCGACCGACGTTGCCGCTCGTGGTATCGACCTGCCGGGCCTCGAGCTGGTCATTCATGCGGACCTGCCGACCAATTCCGACACGCTGCTTCACCGCAGCGGCCGCACCGGCCGCGCCGGCAACAAGGGCATCAGCGCCCTGATCGTCCCCTTCAGTGCTCGCCGCAAGGGTGAACGCCTGCTGCGTGAAGCCAATATCGAGGCCGTCTGGGCAAAGCCGCCGGGCGCCGATGAGGTCAGTGCACGCGATGATGAGCGGCTGCTTTCCGATCCGTCCTTTGCCGAGGCGCCGCGTGAGGAAGAACAGATCCTCGTCAAGGCGCTGCTCGAAAAGTTCGGTGCCGAACAGGTGGCTGCGGCGCTCGTGCGCATGACCCGCGCCAACCGCTCCGCCCCGGAAGATCTTCTGGACACGCCGTCCTTCCAGCCGACGGGTGACCGTCAGCCGCGCGGTGACCGGCCTGAGAGCGCGCCGCGTGCGCCGCGCAGCGAATTCGGCGATTCCGTCTGGCTGTCGCTGTCTGCCGGCCGCAAGCAGAATGTCGAACCCCGCTGGCTGATCCCGATGCTCTGCCGCATCGGCAAGATCACCAAGCAGGAGATCGGCGCAATCAAGATGCAGCAGGACGAGACCTTCGTCGAAATCGCCAGCGACTGGTCGGAACGCTTCCTTGAGGCCGTCGGCCCGAAGAAGATGCTCGAAAAGGGCATCACTATCCGCGAACTCGATGGCGCTCCAAATTTCTCCGCAGCACCGCGTGGCGATTATGGCGATCGCAAGCCGAAGCCTGATTGGAAGAGTGAGGGCAAGCCGAAGCGCAGCTACGGCGATCGTCCGGAGCGCGCCGCAAGCGACAGCCGCCCGTTTGAAAAGCGCGACGACAAGCCCTGGACCGGCAAGCCGGGCAAGCCGAAGTTCGAAAAGCCGAAGTTCGACGGACCGAAATCCGGCAAGCCCGCTTTCGACAAGCCGAAGTTTGACAAGCCAAAGTTCGATAAGCCCAAGTTCGACAAGCCGAAGTTTGAGAAGCCAGCATCTGAAAAGCCGGCCTTCGAAAAAGTCGATGGCGACGGCGTGAAGCCGAAGAAGAAGTTCAAGAAAAAGGCCAACGGCTAA
- a CDS encoding tripartite tricarboxylate transporter TctB family protein, with product MKSLTFDSTNALCGAVFVALGGFFTYQSLTLELGTALRMGPGYFPLVLAIVLVLLGVIILVQATRVEGEPIGPIAVRGMLFILPAPIFFGLTVRGLGFFVALFFTALIAAFASQRMKPLMAILLAIGITIFSVAVFSYALGLPFERYGPWIRF from the coding sequence ATGAAATCATTGACATTCGACAGCACCAACGCGCTCTGCGGCGCTGTCTTCGTCGCATTGGGCGGCTTCTTCACCTATCAAAGCCTGACCCTTGAACTGGGCACAGCGCTCCGCATGGGGCCGGGTTATTTCCCGCTGGTTCTCGCCATCGTCCTGGTCCTGCTGGGTGTGATCATCCTGGTCCAGGCAACCCGCGTCGAGGGCGAGCCCATCGGACCTATCGCCGTGCGCGGTATGCTCTTCATCCTGCCGGCGCCAATCTTCTTCGGGCTGACGGTTCGTGGCCTCGGCTTCTTCGTAGCACTGTTCTTCACGGCGCTGATTGCCGCCTTCGCATCACAGCGCATGAAACCGCTAATGGCCATCCTGCTGGCAATCGGCATCACCATTTTCTCGGTCGCGGTCTTCAGCTACGCACTCGGCCTGCCATTCGAGCGCTATGGCCCCTGGATCCGGTTCTAG
- a CDS encoding tripartite tricarboxylate transporter substrate-binding protein yields the protein MKILKTMLGMTAAAAVSLLSTATFAQTYPERTITMVVPFAAGGPTDTVARLVAESMSKDLGQQIVVENVGGAGGTLGAGRVAQSDPDGYTILLHHIGMATSATLYRKLAYDTLNAFEYVGLVTDVPMTIVARKDFEPTDLKGLVEYVKANKDTVTVANAGIGAASHLCGMMFMSAIQTPLVTVPYKGTGPAMTDLLGGQVDIMCDQTTNTTKQIQGGTIKAYAVTSPERLPVLPDVPTAVEGGLADFTVGIWHGVYAPKGTPAEVTERLSKSLQVALKDKNVIDRFAELGTIPSSEADATPAALKAKLESEITRWKPVIEAAGQYAD from the coding sequence ATGAAAATCCTGAAAACCATGCTTGGAATGACGGCTGCTGCTGCCGTTTCGCTTCTTTCAACAGCCACTTTCGCCCAGACCTATCCGGAACGCACCATCACCATGGTCGTGCCGTTCGCTGCCGGTGGCCCGACCGATACGGTTGCGCGCCTCGTGGCGGAATCGATGTCCAAGGATCTAGGCCAGCAGATCGTCGTTGAAAACGTCGGCGGCGCCGGCGGAACGCTTGGTGCCGGCCGCGTCGCCCAGTCCGATCCCGATGGCTACACCATTCTTCTGCATCACATCGGCATGGCGACATCAGCGACGCTCTACCGCAAGCTGGCCTACGACACGCTGAACGCCTTCGAATATGTCGGCCTCGTCACTGACGTTCCGATGACCATCGTCGCCCGCAAGGATTTCGAACCCACCGATCTCAAGGGTCTGGTCGAATACGTGAAGGCCAACAAGGACACCGTGACCGTGGCCAATGCCGGCATCGGCGCCGCCTCGCATCTGTGCGGCATGATGTTCATGAGCGCCATCCAGACACCGCTCGTCACCGTTCCCTACAAGGGAACCGGCCCGGCGATGACCGATTTGCTCGGCGGACAGGTGGATATCATGTGCGACCAGACGACCAACACCACCAAGCAGATCCAGGGCGGTACCATCAAGGCCTATGCCGTAACCTCACCCGAGCGGCTTCCCGTTTTGCCGGACGTTCCGACCGCAGTTGAAGGTGGCCTTGCCGATTTCACCGTCGGCATCTGGCACGGCGTCTATGCCCCGAAGGGCACGCCTGCAGAAGTAACGGAGCGCCTCTCGAAGTCGCTGCAGGTTGCGCTCAAGGACAAGAACGTCATCGATCGCTTTGCCGAACTCGGAACCATTCCCTCATCGGAAGCCGATGCCACCCCGGCAGCACTCAAGGCCAAGCTCGAAAGTGAAATCACACGGTGGAAGCCGGTGATCGAGGCAGCGGGTCAGTACGCTGACTGA
- a CDS encoding M81 family metallopeptidase gives MRLFTAALATETNTFSPIAIDIKAFEASLYAPPGTHPETPTLCTAPITVGRRLAREQGFTLIEGTAAWADPAGLINRQTYERLRDEILGQLQAAMPVDGVVLGLHGAMVADGYEDPEGDLLQRIRTIVGPDTLVCASLDPHSHLTKKRVGASTFLLAFKEFPHTDFVARAEDLWRIVLDTLASKVRPVMSVFDCRMIDVFPTSRQPMRGFVDRMMAMEADDPDILSLSVIHGFMAGDVPEMGTKIICVTNDRPEKGAQIAETLGMELFSHRGTFFPSQLDEKQAVVQAMAAETGPVVIADVWDNPGGGTAGDATVILAELMKRGATGVAVGTIWDPVAVQICMAAGEGAHIPLRFGAKSAPGTGAPIDGHVTVVTLVKNSEMDFGESRVPFGDAAHIRLDGIDIILNSTRAQSFDPSLFAALGIDPTKCRILLIKSTNHFHASFSKIATEIIYCSAGTPYPNDPARTAYRHAPENIWPRVENSHA, from the coding sequence ATGCGGCTGTTTACTGCGGCGCTTGCGACCGAGACCAACACTTTTTCGCCGATCGCCATCGACATCAAAGCCTTCGAGGCCTCGCTCTACGCGCCGCCAGGCACGCATCCGGAGACACCGACGCTTTGCACCGCACCGATCACAGTCGGCCGCCGGTTGGCGAGGGAGCAAGGCTTCACCCTGATCGAGGGCACCGCCGCCTGGGCCGATCCTGCCGGTCTCATCAATCGGCAGACCTATGAGCGTCTGCGCGACGAAATCCTCGGCCAGCTTCAGGCCGCAATGCCAGTCGACGGCGTCGTGCTCGGTCTGCACGGCGCGATGGTCGCGGATGGATACGAGGACCCGGAAGGAGACCTACTGCAGCGCATCCGCACGATCGTTGGCCCGGATACGCTCGTCTGCGCTTCGCTTGATCCGCACAGCCACCTGACGAAGAAACGTGTCGGCGCCTCGACCTTCCTCCTCGCCTTCAAGGAATTCCCCCATACGGATTTCGTGGCCCGCGCCGAAGATCTCTGGCGGATCGTGCTCGACACCCTTGCGAGCAAGGTGCGGCCGGTCATGTCTGTGTTCGATTGCCGGATGATCGACGTGTTTCCGACCTCTCGCCAGCCAATGCGCGGCTTCGTCGATCGGATGATGGCGATGGAAGCTGATGATCCCGATATCCTCTCGCTCTCGGTCATCCACGGCTTCATGGCCGGTGACGTGCCGGAAATGGGCACTAAGATCATCTGCGTGACCAACGACCGACCTGAGAAGGGCGCTCAGATTGCCGAGACGCTGGGCATGGAATTGTTCTCGCACCGCGGCACCTTCTTTCCATCCCAGTTGGACGAGAAGCAAGCCGTCGTTCAGGCCATGGCAGCGGAAACGGGTCCGGTAGTCATTGCCGATGTCTGGGACAATCCGGGCGGCGGTACCGCAGGCGATGCGACCGTCATTCTCGCGGAGCTGATGAAGCGGGGTGCCACAGGCGTCGCCGTCGGCACGATCTGGGATCCGGTGGCGGTGCAAATCTGCATGGCGGCCGGCGAAGGCGCTCACATCCCGCTCCGCTTCGGCGCCAAGTCTGCGCCGGGCACGGGTGCTCCGATCGATGGACATGTAACCGTGGTCACGCTCGTCAAAAACTCCGAGATGGATTTTGGCGAAAGCCGCGTGCCCTTCGGTGATGCCGCCCATATCCGTCTCGATGGGATCGACATCATCCTGAACTCGACGCGGGCCCAGAGTTTCGACCCCAGCCTGTTTGCCGCCCTTGGCATCGACCCGACCAAGTGCCGGATCCTGCTGATCAAATCGACCAACCACTTCCACGCGTCTTTCTCGAAGATCGCTACGGAAATCATCTATTGTTCGGCCGGCACGCCTTATCCGAACGACCCAGCCCGCACGGCCTACCGCCACGCGCCGGAGAACATCTGGCCAAGGGTGGAAAATTCGCACGCCTAA
- a CDS encoding heavy metal translocating P-type ATPase yields MTVETRFRVEGMDCASCATKIDTAVRRVAGVEEVSVSVAMGTMTVRHAEADGFADMVARKVSGLGYKTALAPRAAKPAPVADAGHGGGCHAGHDHSHDDHPRHDHGHGEGEHTVSHRHDAEDAAVAGLHGHDRGPTSGPWWKSAKGRLTIASTAALVVAYALGKLIPGAEMWLFTLAMLVGLVPIARRAVMAAFAGTPFSIEMLMTIAAVGAVIIYATEEAAVVVVLFLVGELLEGVAAGRARASIQSLAALVPKTALLEKDGRTQEVPADSLAIGNIILVRPGDRIPADGTILSGESTIDESPVTGESIPVRKVVGAEVFAGTVNGEAALRLEVTAEAADNTIARVVRLVEEAQESKAPTERFIDRFSRYYTPGVVVVAALVAILPPLVAGGSWSEWVYKGLAVLLIGCPCALVISTPAAIAASLASGARRGLLLKGGVVLEGLGKVTAVAFDKTGTLTEGKPKVTDIVAFSMSEGEVLKLSAALEMGSSHPLAKAILAKVSDAGIDIPQVTDARALGGKGVAGKVNGREVLLASPKAAGDQVVLTPEQSERVAVLNGEGKTVSVLIVDGVIAGALAMRDEPRADAKVGLEKLASRGIRTVMLTGDNARTAQAIGKQLGIEVRADLLPQDKQRIVGELQKAGLTVAKVGDGINDAPALAAADIGIAMGGGTDVALETADAAVLHGRVSDVAGMIDLSNRTMRNIRQNIIIALGLKAVFLVTTILGVTGLWPAILADTGATVLVTMNALRLLSVGKSA; encoded by the coding sequence ATGACAGTCGAAACACGTTTCCGCGTCGAGGGCATGGATTGCGCCTCCTGCGCCACCAAGATCGATACGGCCGTGAGACGTGTCGCGGGCGTAGAAGAGGTCTCGGTTTCGGTGGCGATGGGCACGATGACCGTGCGCCACGCGGAGGCTGACGGATTTGCGGATATGGTTGCCAGGAAGGTGAGCGGCCTAGGCTACAAGACCGCGCTTGCCCCAAGGGCAGCGAAGCCGGCACCGGTTGCGGATGCTGGGCATGGGGGCGGCTGCCACGCTGGTCATGATCACAGCCACGATGATCACCCCAGGCACGATCACGGCCATGGCGAGGGTGAGCACACCGTTTCCCATCGCCATGACGCGGAGGACGCCGCTGTGGCCGGCCTGCATGGCCACGATCGCGGGCCGACATCCGGTCCCTGGTGGAAATCAGCCAAGGGTCGCCTGACCATCGCCAGCACGGCGGCTCTCGTCGTCGCCTATGCTCTCGGAAAGCTGATTCCGGGCGCGGAGATGTGGCTTTTCACGCTCGCCATGCTCGTCGGTCTCGTGCCCATCGCCCGGCGCGCCGTCATGGCGGCTTTTGCGGGTACGCCGTTCTCCATCGAGATGCTGATGACCATCGCCGCAGTCGGTGCGGTCATTATCTATGCAACCGAGGAAGCGGCGGTGGTTGTCGTCTTGTTTCTCGTTGGTGAGCTGCTGGAAGGTGTCGCGGCCGGCCGGGCGCGGGCGAGCATTCAGTCGCTCGCGGCACTAGTGCCGAAGACCGCGCTTCTGGAAAAGGATGGCCGCACGCAGGAGGTGCCAGCCGATAGCCTTGCGATTGGCAACATAATCCTTGTCCGGCCGGGGGATCGCATTCCGGCCGACGGTACCATTCTTTCCGGCGAAAGCACTATCGACGAATCCCCGGTCACCGGTGAGAGCATACCGGTGCGCAAGGTGGTCGGCGCGGAGGTTTTTGCCGGCACAGTCAATGGCGAGGCCGCCCTTCGTCTTGAGGTCACCGCGGAGGCTGCCGACAACACGATCGCCCGCGTCGTGCGTCTCGTCGAGGAAGCGCAGGAGAGCAAGGCGCCAACCGAGCGTTTCATCGATCGTTTCTCCCGTTATTACACACCGGGTGTTGTCGTGGTCGCGGCGCTCGTGGCGATCCTGCCGCCGCTGGTTGCAGGCGGCAGCTGGAGCGAATGGGTCTATAAAGGTCTCGCCGTCCTGCTGATCGGCTGCCCCTGCGCGCTGGTCATTTCCACGCCGGCCGCGATTGCCGCCAGCCTCGCCTCCGGCGCCCGCCGTGGCCTGTTGTTGAAGGGCGGAGTCGTGCTGGAAGGCCTGGGCAAGGTGACAGCTGTCGCTTTCGACAAGACTGGAACGCTGACCGAAGGCAAGCCGAAGGTGACGGATATCGTGGCATTTTCCATGTCCGAGGGCGAGGTTTTGAAACTCTCGGCAGCGCTGGAAATGGGATCGAGCCATCCGCTCGCCAAGGCCATTCTTGCAAAGGTGAGCGATGCCGGGATCGATATTCCGCAGGTTACGGATGCGCGAGCGCTGGGCGGCAAGGGGGTGGCCGGCAAGGTCAATGGTCGCGAGGTTCTGCTGGCATCGCCGAAAGCGGCCGGGGATCAAGTTGTGCTGACGCCGGAGCAGAGCGAACGCGTCGCGGTGCTGAACGGCGAGGGCAAGACCGTGTCCGTGTTGATCGTCGATGGTGTGATTGCCGGGGCACTGGCCATGCGCGACGAGCCGCGCGCCGATGCCAAGGTCGGTCTCGAAAAGCTGGCGTCTCGCGGTATCCGCACGGTTATGTTGACCGGCGACAATGCACGCACAGCGCAAGCCATCGGCAAACAGCTGGGTATCGAGGTCCGCGCCGACCTTCTGCCGCAGGACAAGCAGCGTATCGTCGGTGAATTGCAGAAAGCGGGACTGACGGTTGCAAAAGTCGGCGACGGTATCAATGACGCGCCGGCATTGGCAGCCGCCGATATCGGCATCGCCATGGGCGGCGGCACCGATGTCGCGCTCGAAACGGCTGACGCTGCGGTGCTGCACGGCCGGGTATCCGATGTTGCCGGGATGATCGATCTGTCCAACCGCACCATGCGCAACATCCGGCAGAACATCATCATCGCGCTCGGGCTGAAGGCGGTCTTTCTCGTCACAACCATCCTTGGCGTGACCGGCCTCTGGCCAGCTATCCTCGCCGATACCGGGGCGACCGTTCTGGTCACGATGAATGCGTTGCGGCTGCTGTCGGTGGGGAAGTCGGCGTGA
- a CDS encoding sensor histidine kinase, with translation MTIRKGLAFSLLPLAVIVLIYQGSVLATRNYMDEASLQASSALRLAVSALSGHLSRYEPLPALIADHDDIKSLIERPGDAELRAAANIYLKEINTLLESSDIYVMTLDGETIAASNYDGPASFVGQNFSYRPYFQEAAKGLQSRFYALGTTSLKRGYYFSSPIIIDNAVRGVIVFKVDIDSIESSWQGGEYKIFVSDPEGIIFMTGSPEWLYSGILPLSPERLSRTQGSRRYAEAVLKPLPYRESIEDGHKLFTISSPGGTREYMALSQYVPDADWTVNVLMDTASVRSQARTVLVAVVLFFCLAGLALAILMQRRARAEERLRMQVEARNELEHRVEERTADLARVNQRIELEIAERRLTELELRKTQGDLIQAGKLAGLGQMSAALSHEFNQPLAAAKTYADSAAMLIDRDRVAEARDNVRRISALIDRMASISKHLRNFARKPNEKLGPVALDAVIEDTLEIVSARLKLAGATVEVAPSPSGWTVRAGSVRLQQVLVNILTNAADAIEGLDDRRILLAIAEDTGKVVITVRDHGAGVPTAIAERIFDPFYTTKDVGKGLGLGLSISYNIVKDFCGSLSVTNAPDGGAVFRLELEATSGLEDAAE, from the coding sequence GTGACAATTCGTAAAGGCTTGGCGTTCAGCCTTCTTCCCCTCGCCGTCATCGTGCTGATCTATCAGGGCAGCGTGCTGGCCACGCGCAACTATATGGACGAGGCCTCGTTGCAGGCGAGCTCGGCGCTGAGGCTCGCTGTCTCCGCACTGAGCGGCCATCTCAGCCGCTACGAGCCCTTGCCCGCGCTCATCGCCGACCATGACGACATCAAGAGCTTGATCGAAAGACCCGGTGACGCCGAGCTTCGTGCTGCCGCCAACATCTACCTCAAGGAGATCAATACCCTCCTCGAATCCTCGGATATCTATGTGATGACACTGGATGGCGAAACCATCGCCGCCAGCAATTATGATGGCCCCGCCAGTTTCGTTGGCCAGAATTTCAGCTATCGACCGTATTTCCAGGAGGCGGCCAAGGGTCTGCAATCACGGTTCTACGCGCTCGGCACCACCTCCCTGAAACGCGGTTACTATTTTAGCTCGCCGATCATCATCGACAATGCGGTGCGCGGCGTAATCGTCTTCAAGGTCGATATCGATTCGATCGAATCGTCGTGGCAGGGCGGCGAATACAAGATCTTTGTCAGTGATCCCGAGGGCATCATCTTCATGACCGGCAGCCCGGAATGGCTCTATTCCGGCATACTGCCCTTGAGCCCCGAGCGGCTTTCGCGCACGCAAGGGTCGCGGCGCTACGCTGAGGCCGTGCTGAAGCCGCTGCCCTATCGCGAGAGTATTGAGGACGGCCACAAGCTCTTCACCATCTCCTCGCCCGGCGGCACGCGCGAATATATGGCGCTGTCGCAATATGTACCCGATGCCGACTGGACTGTGAACGTGCTGATGGACACGGCCTCCGTCCGCAGCCAGGCGCGCACGGTGCTGGTCGCCGTGGTGCTGTTCTTCTGCCTTGCCGGGCTTGCACTTGCCATTCTCATGCAACGGCGGGCGCGCGCCGAAGAGCGATTGCGCATGCAGGTCGAGGCGCGCAACGAACTGGAACACCGCGTCGAGGAGCGCACCGCCGATCTCGCCCGCGTCAACCAGCGCATCGAGCTGGAAATCGCAGAACGCCGCCTCACTGAACTGGAGCTGCGCAAGACCCAGGGCGACCTCATCCAGGCCGGCAAGCTCGCCGGCCTCGGCCAGATGTCGGCGGCTCTCTCGCATGAATTCAACCAGCCGCTCGCCGCTGCCAAGACCTATGCCGACAGCGCCGCGATGCTGATCGACCGTGACCGTGTCGCGGAGGCGCGCGACAACGTGCGGCGCATTTCAGCGTTGATCGATCGGATGGCGTCGATTTCCAAACACTTGCGCAACTTCGCCCGCAAGCCCAACGAGAAGCTGGGGCCGGTCGCGCTGGATGCCGTCATCGAGGATACGCTGGAGATCGTCTCCGCACGGCTGAAGCTTGCCGGCGCAACCGTCGAGGTCGCCCCCTCTCCTTCGGGCTGGACCGTCCGGGCCGGCTCCGTGCGCCTGCAACAGGTGCTGGTCAATATCCTCACCAACGCCGCCGATGCGATCGAGGGATTGGATGACCGGCGCATCCTTCTGGCGATCGCGGAAGATACCGGCAAGGTGGTCATCACTGTTCGCGATCATGGCGCGGGGGTGCCAACGGCGATCGCGGAGCGGATCTTCGATCCGTTCTACACCACCAAGGACGTCGGCAAAGGGCTGGGGCTCGGGCTCTCCATCTCCTACAATATCGTCAAGGATTTCTGCGGCAGTCTTTCCGTCACCAATGCCCCGGACGGCGGCGCCGTCTTCCGGCTGGAGCTTGAAGCGACCAGTGGGCTGGAGGATGCGGCAGAATGA